A genomic stretch from Halobellus sp. LT62 includes:
- the radB gene encoding DNA repair and recombination protein RadB, with the protein MSDALTTGCRSLDELLGGGFERGTVTQLYGPPAAGKTNLALSAAVEVAADGGTAVYIDTEGLSIDRFRQLAEAAAGGEESIEDVTSRLVVSEAHDFEEQEEAVRDAAEFADHAELIVLDSATGFYRLERTGDADAGDSLRRVASQVTHLLSLARKHDLAVVITNQVFTDPDSDRSRALGGHTLEHWTGAVVRLDRYRGGNRRATLEKHRSKPVGESATFEITGEGLADVDL; encoded by the coding sequence GTGTCCGACGCACTCACCACGGGGTGCCGATCGCTCGACGAGCTGCTTGGCGGGGGTTTCGAGCGCGGCACCGTCACGCAACTCTACGGGCCGCCGGCCGCCGGCAAGACGAACCTCGCGCTCTCGGCGGCCGTGGAGGTCGCGGCCGACGGCGGGACGGCCGTCTACATCGACACCGAGGGGCTCTCGATCGATCGGTTCCGCCAGCTCGCGGAGGCCGCCGCGGGCGGCGAGGAGTCGATCGAGGACGTCACCTCCCGGCTCGTCGTCTCGGAGGCGCACGACTTCGAGGAGCAAGAGGAGGCCGTCCGCGACGCCGCCGAGTTCGCCGACCACGCGGAGCTGATCGTCCTCGACAGCGCGACCGGCTTCTACCGGCTCGAACGGACCGGCGACGCCGACGCCGGCGACTCGCTGCGCCGCGTCGCCAGCCAAGTGACGCATCTGCTCTCGCTGGCGCGGAAACACGATCTCGCGGTGGTCATCACCAATCAGGTGTTCACCGATCCCGACAGCGACCGCTCGCGGGCGCTCGGCGGGCACACGCTCGAACACTGGACGGGCGCGGTCGTCCGCTTGGATCGCTACCGGGGTGGAAACAGGCGCGCGACGCTCGAAAAGCACCGATCGAAGCCCGTCGGCGAGTCGGCGACGTTCGAGATCACCGGCGAGGGGCTCGCTGACGTCGACCTCTGA